Proteins encoded by one window of Gordonia jinghuaiqii:
- the metH gene encoding methionine synthase has protein sequence MSPDNSRTDPRNFDTTFMSAMSRRVLIGDGAMGTMLQAADLTLEDFRGLEGCNEILNDTRPDVLEGIHRAYFEAGADAVETNTFGCNLSNLGDYDIADRIRELAYKGVAIARGVADEMGPSADGTDRFVLGSIGPGTKLPSLGHTTFAAIRDAYLECVIGMLEGGADAVLIETSQDLLQVKSAVVAARRAMDQVGRRIPIITHVTVETTGTMLLGSEIGAALAALEPLGIDLIGLNCATGPAEMSEHLRYLSKHARIPVSVMPNAGLPVLGANGAEYPLTPEELAQAMAQFVGEFGLQFVGGCCGTTPEHIRQVAEAVAQVEPAVRNPEHEAETSSLYSAVPFDQDASFLVIGERTNTNGSKAFREAMIAGDYQRCLDIAKDQTRDGAHMLDLNVDYVGRDGAADMTELAGRFATSSTLPIMLDSTEPEVIRAGLEALGGRCAVNSVNYEDGDGPDSRFTKIMQLVVEHGAAVVALTIDEEGQARTADWKVSVAERLIADITGNWGLAEEDIIIDALTFPISTGQEEVRGDGIETIEAIRRLHESHPDVHFTLGISNISFGLNPAARQVLNSVFLHECVQAGLDTAIVHASKILPMARIPEDHRQVALDLIYDRRREGYDPLQKLMELFEGVSAASARESRAQELAKLPLFERLERRIVDGERNGLTDDLDEAMTQVPPLSIINDTLLSGMKTVGELFGSGQMQLPFVLQSAEVMKTAVAHLEPHMEATGEDGKGRIVLATVKGDVHDIGKNLVDIILSNNGYEVVNIGIKQPIATILDVAADKRADVIGMSGLLVKSTVVMKENLEEINSRGLADEYPVLLGGAALTRSYVENDLSETYEGDVHYARDAFEGLRLMDDIMALKRGGGPDPDSEEAKAAAAKAAERKARHDRSKRIAAKRKAAEEPVEVPARSDVVADNDIPTPPFWGSRIVKGVPIAEYMQLLDERALFLGQWGLRGARGGEGPSYEDLVESEGRPRLRYWIDRLSTENILQHAAVVYGYFPAVSEGDTVHVLTEPDPDAPVRFSFRFPRQQRSRFLCIADFIRSRDDAKAAGKVDVMPFQLVTMGQPIADFANKLFAEDAYRDYLEVHGIGVQLTEALAEYWHQRVRSELKFGDRAMDSEDPEDAQGFFDLEYRGARFSFGYGACPDLEDRAKMIELLEPERIGVQLSEELQLHPEQSTDAFVLHHPEAKYFNT, from the coding sequence ATGTCCCCCGATAACTCCAGAACCGATCCGCGCAACTTCGACACGACGTTCATGTCGGCGATGTCGCGCCGGGTGCTGATCGGTGACGGGGCGATGGGCACGATGCTGCAGGCCGCCGATCTGACTCTCGAGGACTTCCGTGGCCTCGAGGGTTGCAACGAGATCCTCAACGACACCCGTCCCGACGTCCTCGAGGGCATCCACCGTGCCTACTTCGAGGCGGGCGCCGACGCCGTGGAGACCAACACCTTCGGTTGCAACCTCTCGAACCTCGGCGACTACGACATCGCCGACCGCATCCGGGAGCTGGCCTACAAGGGCGTCGCCATCGCCCGCGGCGTCGCCGACGAGATGGGGCCGTCCGCCGACGGCACCGACCGCTTCGTGCTCGGTTCGATCGGTCCGGGGACCAAGCTGCCCAGCCTCGGGCACACCACCTTCGCCGCGATCCGCGATGCCTACCTCGAATGTGTCATCGGCATGCTCGAGGGCGGGGCCGACGCGGTGCTGATCGAGACCTCGCAGGACCTGCTGCAGGTGAAGTCGGCGGTGGTGGCCGCGCGTCGCGCAATGGACCAGGTGGGTCGTCGGATCCCGATCATCACCCACGTCACGGTCGAGACGACCGGCACGATGCTCCTCGGTTCGGAGATCGGCGCGGCGCTCGCGGCACTCGAACCGCTCGGGATCGACCTCATCGGGCTGAACTGTGCGACCGGACCGGCCGAGATGAGCGAACACCTCCGGTACCTGTCCAAGCACGCCCGGATCCCGGTGTCGGTGATGCCGAACGCGGGCCTGCCTGTTCTCGGAGCCAACGGTGCCGAGTACCCGCTGACACCCGAAGAGCTGGCGCAGGCGATGGCGCAGTTCGTCGGCGAGTTCGGCCTGCAGTTCGTCGGTGGCTGCTGCGGCACGACACCCGAGCACATCCGGCAGGTCGCCGAGGCCGTCGCGCAGGTCGAGCCTGCGGTGCGCAACCCTGAACACGAGGCGGAGACGTCGTCGCTGTACTCGGCGGTGCCCTTCGACCAGGACGCCAGCTTCCTGGTCATCGGCGAGCGCACGAACACCAACGGCTCCAAGGCGTTTCGTGAGGCGATGATCGCCGGGGACTATCAGCGCTGCCTCGACATCGCCAAGGACCAGACCCGCGACGGCGCCCACATGCTCGACCTCAACGTCGACTACGTCGGCCGCGACGGCGCCGCGGACATGACCGAACTCGCCGGACGTTTCGCGACGTCATCGACGCTGCCGATCATGCTCGATTCCACCGAGCCAGAGGTGATCCGGGCCGGACTGGAGGCGCTGGGCGGGCGTTGTGCGGTGAACTCGGTCAACTACGAGGACGGCGACGGCCCGGACTCGCGCTTCACCAAGATCATGCAGCTCGTCGTCGAGCACGGCGCGGCGGTCGTCGCACTGACCATCGACGAGGAGGGCCAGGCCCGGACCGCCGACTGGAAGGTGAGTGTCGCCGAGCGGCTCATCGCCGACATCACCGGCAACTGGGGTCTGGCCGAAGAAGACATCATCATCGATGCGCTGACCTTCCCGATCTCCACCGGGCAGGAAGAGGTGCGCGGCGACGGCATCGAGACGATCGAGGCCATCCGCCGCCTGCACGAGTCGCATCCGGACGTGCACTTCACGCTGGGCATCTCCAACATCTCCTTCGGTCTCAACCCGGCCGCGCGTCAGGTGCTGAACTCGGTCTTCCTGCACGAGTGTGTCCAGGCCGGCCTGGACACCGCGATCGTGCATGCCTCGAAGATCCTGCCGATGGCGCGGATCCCCGAGGACCACCGTCAGGTGGCCCTGGATCTGATCTATGACCGCAGACGCGAGGGTTACGACCCGCTCCAGAAGCTGATGGAGCTGTTCGAGGGTGTCTCGGCGGCGTCTGCGCGTGAGTCGCGGGCCCAGGAGCTGGCGAAGCTGCCGTTGTTCGAGCGCCTCGAACGGCGCATCGTCGACGGCGAGCGCAACGGACTGACAGACGATCTCGACGAGGCGATGACGCAGGTCCCGCCGCTGTCGATCATCAACGACACCCTGCTGTCGGGCATGAAGACCGTCGGTGAACTGTTCGGTTCCGGCCAGATGCAGCTGCCGTTCGTGCTGCAATCCGCCGAGGTCATGAAAACCGCTGTCGCCCATCTCGAACCGCACATGGAAGCCACCGGCGAGGACGGCAAGGGCCGCATCGTGCTGGCCACCGTCAAGGGCGATGTCCACGACATCGGCAAGAACCTCGTCGACATCATCCTGTCCAACAACGGGTATGAGGTCGTCAACATCGGCATCAAGCAGCCGATCGCGACCATCCTCGACGTCGCGGCCGACAAACGCGCCGACGTGATCGGGATGTCGGGCCTGCTGGTGAAGTCGACGGTCGTGATGAAGGAGAACCTCGAGGAGATCAACTCGCGCGGCCTTGCCGACGAGTACCCGGTCCTCCTCGGTGGGGCGGCGCTGACGCGTTCCTATGTCGAGAACGACCTCTCGGAGACCTACGAGGGCGATGTGCATTATGCGCGTGACGCTTTCGAGGGTCTGCGCCTGATGGACGACATCATGGCGCTCAAGCGCGGCGGCGGACCCGACCCGGACAGCGAGGAGGCCAAGGCCGCGGCCGCGAAGGCTGCCGAGCGCAAGGCCCGCCACGATCGATCCAAGCGCATCGCGGCCAAGCGGAAGGCTGCCGAGGAACCTGTCGAGGTTCCCGCCCGGTCGGATGTGGTCGCCGACAACGACATCCCCACGCCGCCGTTCTGGGGCTCACGGATCGTCAAGGGCGTCCCGATCGCCGAATACATGCAGCTGCTCGACGAGCGCGCTCTGTTCCTCGGCCAGTGGGGGCTTCGCGGCGCCCGCGGCGGTGAGGGTCCGTCGTATGAGGACCTCGTCGAGTCCGAGGGCCGGCCCCGGCTGCGTTACTGGATCGACCGCCTCTCGACCGAGAACATCCTGCAGCACGCCGCGGTGGTCTACGGCTACTTCCCGGCCGTCAGCGAAGGCGACACGGTCCACGTGCTCACCGAGCCCGACCCCGATGCCCCGGTGCGGTTCAGCTTCCGGTTCCCCCGCCAGCAGCGGTCCCGTTTCCTGTGCATCGCCGACTTCATCCGGTCCCGCGACGACGCCAAGGCCGCGGGCAAGGTCGACGTCATGCCGTTCCAGCTGGTCACCATGGGTCAGCCCATCGCCGACTTCGCCAACAAGCTCTTCGCCGAGGACGCCTACCGCGACTACCTCGAAGTGCACGGCATCGGTGTGCAGCTCACCGAGGCGCTCGCCGAGTACTGGCATCAGCGGGTGCGCAGTGAGCTCAAGTTCGGCGACCGCGCCATGGACAGCGAGGATCCGGAAGACGCACAGGGTTTCTTCGATCTCGAATACCGCGGCGCGCGTTTCTCGTTCGGTTACGGCGCCTGCCCCGATCTCGAGGACCGCGCGAAGATGATCGAGTTGCTCGAGCCGGAACGGATCGGCGTGCAGCTGTCGGAAGAGCTGCAGCTACACCCGGAACAGTCCACCGATGCGTTCGTGCTGCATCACCCGGAAGCCAAGTACTTCAACACCTGA
- a CDS encoding HNH endonuclease signature motif containing protein, with protein sequence MSDTAQLPSDTDTPLSRASELVAELHRITTELQTTDLSRCSDAELVEVAAATERAIARVTYAGDRQMVEIINRDLSGTTGHRSITSFMTHRLRVSDPLRRNKQRNALATFSDHLGEPLEPDHPTLAKAFADGAVGTAHVRAVVDVLDDIPLAVEHDVKVAAERQMTEIAVAHTPADITDLGARLIAHLDPDGTLADDTDRQRRRNLWVNRQRADGTAKMSATLTPELVARVTMLLAVWAKPGMNNPEDPDSPHGSFEDADPAVVKVAAARDLRTPAQINHDAFNALLKAVLEDGLLGRTHRGLPVQLIVKADLNDLIREAGLATTVTGTVMPIADVIELAADAQPYLAVFKDTTAVPLYFGHGKRLATRDQRLVSFARPDGEVCSTPGCGQPASQVEMHHAQLDWSLGGLTDITDLTPACPRHNRMVGDKPGQYTTWMLRDGSDEGRCVWRLNAEPGAPPNPERINRRPDIPDRLASHLKDVRDEIHGPQTSGDTPRPYTPRLHARRIIDQRFVMADPADQPTPTTRTTPTTPASSVIEKRLEELFSGL encoded by the coding sequence ATGTCCGACACAGCGCAATTGCCCAGCGACACTGACACGCCACTGTCCCGAGCGTCGGAGTTGGTGGCCGAACTACACCGGATCACCACGGAGTTGCAGACCACCGACCTATCCCGGTGTTCCGACGCCGAGCTCGTCGAGGTGGCCGCCGCGACCGAGCGCGCCATCGCACGAGTGACATACGCCGGGGACCGGCAGATGGTCGAGATCATCAACCGTGACCTTTCCGGCACCACCGGACACCGCAGTATCACCTCGTTCATGACCCACCGGCTGCGCGTGTCTGATCCGTTGCGGCGCAACAAACAACGGAACGCCCTCGCCACGTTTTCCGATCATCTCGGCGAACCACTCGAACCCGACCACCCCACACTGGCCAAGGCGTTCGCCGACGGCGCCGTCGGCACCGCACACGTGCGAGCCGTCGTCGATGTGCTGGATGACATCCCCTTGGCCGTCGAACATGACGTGAAGGTCGCCGCCGAACGACAGATGACCGAGATCGCCGTCGCCCACACCCCCGCCGACATCACCGACCTCGGGGCACGTCTCATCGCCCATCTCGACCCCGACGGCACCCTGGCCGACGACACCGACCGCCAACGACGCCGCAACCTCTGGGTGAATCGGCAGCGTGCCGATGGGACCGCAAAGATGTCGGCCACCCTCACCCCCGAGCTGGTCGCGCGGGTCACGATGCTGCTCGCCGTGTGGGCCAAACCCGGTATGAACAATCCCGAGGACCCGGACAGTCCGCACGGCTCGTTCGAAGACGCCGACCCCGCGGTGGTCAAGGTTGCCGCCGCGCGCGACCTGCGCACACCCGCCCAGATCAACCACGACGCCTTCAACGCGCTGCTGAAAGCCGTGCTCGAAGACGGCCTCCTCGGCCGGACTCACCGCGGCCTACCGGTCCAGCTCATCGTCAAAGCCGACCTCAACGACCTCATCCGCGAAGCCGGCCTCGCCACGACCGTCACCGGAACAGTCATGCCGATCGCCGACGTCATCGAGCTCGCTGCCGACGCCCAGCCCTACCTCGCGGTCTTCAAGGACACCACCGCCGTCCCGCTGTACTTCGGACACGGCAAACGCCTCGCCACCCGCGATCAGCGCCTCGTCTCCTTCGCCCGCCCCGATGGCGAGGTCTGCTCCACACCCGGCTGTGGGCAACCCGCCTCCCAGGTCGAGATGCATCACGCCCAACTCGACTGGAGCCTGGGCGGACTCACCGACATCACCGACCTGACTCCCGCCTGCCCGCGACACAACCGGATGGTCGGCGACAAACCCGGCCAGTACACCACCTGGATGCTCCGCGACGGATCCGACGAAGGCCGCTGCGTCTGGCGACTCAACGCCGAGCCGGGAGCACCGCCCAACCCCGAACGCATCAACCGGCGACCGGATATCCCGGATCGGCTGGCCTCACATCTGAAAGATGTGCGCGACGAGATCCACGGACCCCAGACGTCCGGCGATACCCCACGCCCGTACACACCCCGCCTGCACGCCCGCCGCATCATCGACCAACGATTCGTCATGGCCGACCCGGCCGACCAGCCGACTCCTACGACTCGTACGACGCCTACGACTCCCGCATCGTCGGTCATCGAGAAACGCCTCGAAGAACTCTTCAGCGGTCTCTGA
- a CDS encoding manganese-dependent inorganic pyrophosphatase → MSKILVFGHRNPDSDAIGAAIGLARLEAALGADTEAVALGHPSRETAFALDHFGLDAPRVIERAAPSEVMLVDHNERQQSVADLDEVTILKVIDHHRVANFETTAPLYMRVEPVGCTCSILTRMYAENGVDIPPDTAGIMLSAIISDTLLLNSPTTTDADRIAAEELATIAGVDLADYGNRLLRAGTALGDDAASTIITRDAKSFTMGSSTVRVAQLTTVDSGEVLDRRDEFLTAMRAEQQSAGYDLYLLLITDVIACDSDLMVVGEPVDAVERALGVTVVDGHAFGKGIVSRKKQIVPQLTEILAGQE, encoded by the coding sequence ATGTCGAAGATCCTCGTGTTCGGACACCGCAATCCCGACTCCGACGCCATCGGCGCGGCGATCGGGCTCGCTCGCCTCGAAGCGGCACTGGGCGCCGACACCGAGGCGGTGGCGCTCGGCCATCCCAGTCGCGAGACCGCCTTTGCGCTGGACCATTTCGGGCTCGACGCGCCGCGGGTCATCGAGCGGGCCGCGCCGTCGGAGGTGATGCTCGTCGACCACAACGAACGGCAACAGAGCGTCGCCGACCTCGACGAGGTCACCATTCTGAAGGTCATCGACCATCACCGCGTCGCGAACTTCGAGACCACCGCCCCGCTGTACATGCGCGTCGAGCCGGTGGGGTGCACGTGTTCGATCCTCACCCGCATGTACGCCGAGAACGGCGTGGACATCCCACCGGACACCGCGGGAATCATGTTGTCGGCGATCATCTCCGACACCCTGCTGCTCAACTCCCCCACCACCACGGACGCCGACCGCATCGCCGCGGAGGAACTCGCGACCATCGCCGGCGTCGATCTCGCCGACTACGGAAACCGATTACTGCGTGCCGGAACAGCATTGGGTGACGACGCGGCGTCGACGATCATCACCCGCGACGCCAAGAGTTTCACCATGGGCTCGTCGACCGTGCGTGTCGCGCAGCTCACCACCGTCGACTCCGGCGAGGTCCTCGACCGTCGCGACGAATTCCTCACGGCCATGCGCGCGGAGCAACAGTCCGCCGGGTACGACCTGTACCTGTTGCTGATCACCGACGTCATCGCCTGCGACTCGGACCTGATGGTCGTCGGCGAACCGGTCGATGCCGTCGAACGCGCACTCGGGGTCACCGTCGTCGACGGTCACGCGTTCGGCAAGGGCATCGTCTCGCGCAAGAAGCAGATCGTTCCGCAGCTGACGGAGATACTGGCCGGCCAGGAGTGA
- a CDS encoding MarR family winged helix-turn-helix transcriptional regulator, with amino-acid sequence MSATESVTPTPTEVWFTMNSLVRDHAKQSQGRISEIIDIPFSRFRALRRVAVRPMTQRDLAERMGVDAPAMSGIVNDLVKRGLVTRETDASDGRCKRVTITDAGRRVVEEVTGNPDTAPEMFAALDDTQLRQLDRLLDLLRQAAES; translated from the coding sequence ATGTCTGCAACGGAATCGGTGACACCCACGCCGACCGAGGTCTGGTTCACGATGAACAGCCTCGTGCGAGACCACGCGAAACAGTCGCAGGGCCGCATCAGCGAGATCATCGACATCCCGTTCAGCAGGTTTCGTGCCCTCCGCAGGGTGGCCGTACGGCCGATGACGCAGCGCGACCTCGCCGAACGTATGGGAGTCGACGCCCCGGCGATGAGCGGGATCGTCAACGACCTCGTCAAACGAGGCCTGGTGACGCGCGAGACGGACGCGTCCGACGGCCGGTGCAAGCGCGTGACCATCACCGACGCCGGCCGTCGGGTGGTCGAGGAGGTCACCGGCAACCCGGACACCGCGCCCGAGATGTTCGCCGCACTCGACGACACGCAACTCCGGCAGCTCGACCGGCTGCTCGATCTGCTGCGCCAGGCGGCCGAGTCGTGA
- a CDS encoding MFS transporter, whose translation MKAALSVRSANAELTRRDRSVILATCCLSLFIVGLDLSAVNVALPSIGSDLGATPSQLQWVIDSYTLVIAGLLIFGGSLGDRLGRKRIFQLGLLVFGVASILCSLAPTPETLIGARMLQAVGGSMLNPVALSIVTNVFTDPRERARAIGLWGTAIGVSMAFGPVVGGALVSGIGWEAIFWLNVPVCLLAIVLSARFVPESKAERARRADPVGQVLILTFLATLTFAIIEGRPLGWGSAPVIACFVVSACALVLLVWFEGRRDEPLLDPRFFGSVPFTSAVACAVIAFAATGGFLFLNTLYLQEVRGMSPLSAGLMTLPMAVASAVCAPIAGRLVADRGARLPMALGGASMGLSGLMLAVTADDTSLWYLGASYLVFGLGFGLLNAPITNAAVSGMPRTQAGLASAMASTGRQVGTALGVAGFGAVAFAGLSGSVADGLATAAQPVWLIMALCGLIVVVLAVVSTGTWAQRTAARTRARIESTSGTWLV comes from the coding sequence ATGAAGGCGGCGCTGTCCGTCCGGTCGGCGAACGCCGAGCTCACCCGTAGGGACCGGTCCGTCATCCTGGCGACCTGCTGTCTGAGCCTGTTCATCGTCGGCCTCGACCTCTCCGCGGTCAATGTGGCCTTGCCGTCGATCGGTTCCGATCTCGGCGCCACGCCGTCGCAGCTGCAGTGGGTCATCGACTCCTACACGCTGGTCATCGCCGGCCTGCTGATCTTCGGTGGTTCGCTGGGTGATCGCCTGGGGCGCAAGCGGATCTTCCAGCTCGGCCTGCTCGTCTTCGGCGTTGCGTCGATCCTCTGTTCGCTGGCCCCGACCCCGGAGACCCTCATCGGCGCCCGGATGTTGCAGGCCGTCGGCGGGTCGATGCTCAATCCCGTTGCGCTGTCCATCGTCACGAACGTCTTCACCGATCCACGCGAACGTGCGCGGGCAATCGGACTGTGGGGCACCGCGATCGGGGTGAGCATGGCGTTCGGTCCGGTTGTCGGAGGCGCGCTGGTGTCGGGGATCGGTTGGGAGGCGATCTTCTGGCTCAACGTTCCGGTCTGTCTGCTCGCCATCGTCCTGAGCGCCCGTTTTGTGCCGGAGTCGAAGGCCGAGCGGGCACGCCGCGCCGACCCGGTCGGGCAGGTGCTGATCCTCACGTTCCTGGCCACCCTCACCTTCGCCATCATCGAAGGTCGACCGCTGGGCTGGGGATCGGCGCCCGTCATCGCATGTTTCGTGGTGTCCGCGTGCGCACTGGTCCTGCTCGTCTGGTTCGAGGGCCGCCGCGACGAACCCCTCCTCGACCCGCGGTTCTTCGGGAGCGTGCCGTTCACCAGCGCGGTGGCTTGTGCCGTCATCGCCTTCGCCGCAACCGGCGGTTTCCTGTTCCTCAACACGCTCTATCTCCAAGAGGTTCGCGGTATGTCGCCGCTGAGCGCCGGGCTGATGACCTTGCCGATGGCGGTCGCATCCGCGGTCTGCGCGCCGATCGCGGGCAGGCTGGTGGCCGACCGCGGGGCGCGGCTGCCGATGGCGCTCGGCGGTGCGTCCATGGGCCTCAGCGGCCTCATGCTGGCGGTCACGGCCGACGACACCAGCCTCTGGTATCTCGGGGCGTCGTATCTGGTCTTCGGCCTCGGTTTCGGTCTGCTCAACGCGCCGATCACCAACGCGGCGGTGTCGGGAATGCCTCGCACGCAGGCCGGCTTGGCGTCGGCGATGGCGTCGACCGGCCGGCAGGTCGGCACCGCGCTCGGCGTCGCGGGGTTCGGTGCGGTGGCCTTCGCCGGACTGAGTGGTTCGGTCGCCGACGGGCTCGCGACCGCTGCTCAGCCGGTCTGGCTGATCATGGCGCTGTGCGGGCTGATCGTCGTCGTACTGGCCGTCGTCTCGACCGGCACCTGGGCGCAGCGCACCGCGGCCAGGACCAGGGCCCGGATCGAATCCACCTCCGGCACCTGGCTGGTGTGA
- a CDS encoding alpha/beta fold hydrolase: MTDTADTGHTTVLISPAMGVPARVYRRLIDALGAQGFDAVVVARRGIEEGSVPPSRTTDWGYADEAADLADAVARSRADAAHTETTHTETTHTETTRTWVLVIGHSLGAQLAAQVAQTADRTPADHTPDGIVAVGASVPWFGHYGLRGVPLGAVAAAVPPVSGIVGHWPRQGFGGPTPRTLMREWAHMVLTGRAPFALDGSIETPTLSIRLDDDEIVTDAAARAFDAAFAPDALTHWRYDNTQCPPGGNTSHVGWVRTPETIAQRIAEWWNAELWNATGRPAAGPERTSASEISGQG; this comes from the coding sequence ATGACCGACACCGCCGACACCGGGCACACCACCGTCCTCATCTCCCCCGCGATGGGCGTCCCGGCACGGGTGTACCGCCGCCTGATCGACGCTCTGGGTGCGCAGGGGTTCGACGCCGTAGTCGTCGCCCGTCGCGGCATCGAGGAGGGTTCGGTGCCGCCGTCGCGGACCACGGACTGGGGCTACGCCGACGAGGCCGCAGACCTCGCCGATGCCGTCGCCAGGTCGCGCGCCGACGCCGCGCACACCGAGACCACGCACACCGAGACCACGCACACCGAGACCACGCGCACCTGGGTCCTCGTGATCGGCCACAGCCTGGGCGCCCAACTCGCCGCACAGGTCGCCCAGACCGCCGACCGAACGCCCGCCGACCACACACCCGACGGCATCGTCGCCGTCGGTGCGTCGGTCCCCTGGTTCGGCCACTACGGGCTGCGCGGTGTGCCGCTGGGCGCCGTCGCGGCCGCCGTTCCACCGGTGTCGGGGATCGTCGGGCATTGGCCGCGCCAGGGTTTCGGCGGTCCCACGCCCCGCACGCTGATGCGGGAATGGGCGCACATGGTCCTCACCGGGCGGGCGCCCTTCGCACTCGACGGCAGCATCGAGACGCCGACCCTGTCGATCCGCCTCGACGACGACGAGATCGTGACCGACGCCGCCGCACGGGCCTTCGATGCCGCGTTCGCGCCGGATGCGTTGACGCACTGGCGGTATGACAACACGCAGTGTCCACCAGGCGGCAACACGAGCCACGTCGGCTGGGTCAGGACACCCGAGACGATCGCGCAGCGGATCGCCGAGTGGTGGAACGCTGAGTTGTGGAACGCAACGGGTCGCCCGGCGGCCGGACCGGAGCGGACCTCGGCGTCGGAGATCTCCGGACAGGGCTGA
- a CDS encoding CinA family protein, with protein sequence MSDVTDYSETCARLAEAAVDRGVHIAVAESLTGGNLASELSKAPEAGTWFRGGVIAYHEDVKFGLLEVPEGPVVSEPAAHAMAATTAKLFDAEIVVAVTGEAGPEPDEAAAGTVWFGLDNRGRVSTSRKEFDGEPEEVLAQTIGHALELIGTCLEV encoded by the coding sequence ATGTCCGACGTCACTGATTACTCCGAGACCTGCGCCCGTCTGGCCGAGGCCGCCGTGGACCGCGGGGTCCACATCGCGGTGGCCGAATCGTTGACCGGGGGCAATCTCGCCAGCGAGCTGAGCAAGGCGCCGGAGGCCGGCACCTGGTTCCGCGGGGGCGTCATCGCCTACCACGAAGACGTCAAGTTCGGGCTCCTCGAGGTACCGGAGGGTCCGGTCGTCAGCGAACCGGCCGCCCACGCGATGGCGGCGACCACCGCCAAACTCTTCGACGCCGAGATCGTCGTGGCGGTCACGGGTGAGGCCGGGCCGGAACCCGACGAGGCCGCGGCTGGCACGGTGTGGTTCGGACTGGACAACCGCGGACGGGTCAGCACGAGTCGCAAGGAGTTCGACGGGGAGCCCGAGGAGGTGCTCGCCCAGACCATCGGCCACGCGCTGGAACTCATCGGGACGTGCCTGGAGGTGTGA
- a CDS encoding helix-turn-helix transcriptional regulator, which translates to MAVEVGTMLAQWRSRRSISQLDLAYEVGVSPKHLSFVETGKSRPSPTLLDALAERLDIPLRERNSLLLAAGHAPRYSEQPLDAETMSHVRASVKRLLDAHNPNMGMALDRTWNVVLANDTALALLSLLPDELQTRPVNLFRVSLHPDGFARMTHNFDEWAGYLLDLLRRMTRITGDERLAALEREVSAYPTVSAIDAGLVRDRTELLVPLEIELGDQLLSFFSTLTTFGSPRDVTLDELTIELFYPADEPTERWVEKMQG; encoded by the coding sequence ATGGCCGTCGAGGTGGGAACCATGCTCGCGCAGTGGCGGTCTCGCCGGTCCATCAGCCAGCTCGACCTGGCCTACGAGGTAGGGGTCTCGCCCAAGCACCTCAGTTTCGTGGAGACCGGCAAGTCCCGCCCGAGCCCGACACTGCTCGACGCACTCGCCGAACGCCTCGACATCCCTCTGCGCGAACGGAATTCGCTGCTCCTCGCAGCAGGTCACGCTCCGCGCTACAGCGAGCAACCCCTCGACGCGGAGACGATGTCGCACGTCCGGGCGTCGGTCAAACGGCTGCTCGACGCGCACAACCCGAACATGGGCATGGCGCTCGACCGCACCTGGAACGTGGTGCTGGCCAACGACACCGCCCTGGCGCTGCTCAGCCTGCTCCCGGACGAGCTGCAGACCCGCCCGGTCAACCTGTTCCGGGTCTCGTTGCATCCCGACGGATTCGCCCGGATGACGCACAACTTCGACGAGTGGGCGGGTTACCTGCTCGATCTGCTCCGCCGGATGACCCGCATCACCGGAGACGAGCGTCTGGCGGCGCTGGAACGAGAGGTCTCGGCGTACCCGACCGTCTCCGCGATCGACGCCGGCCTCGTGCGCGACCGCACAGAACTGCTGGTGCCTCTGGAGATCGAACTGGGGGATCAGCTGCTGTCGTTCTTCAGCACCCTGACCACGTTCGGGTCGCCCCGCGACGTCACCCTCGACGAGCTCACCATCGAGCTGTTCTACCCGGCCGACGAACCCACCGAACGTTGGGTTGAGAAGATGCAGGGGTGA